Below is a genomic region from Gadus macrocephalus chromosome 14, ASM3116895v1.
GTGTCTCGGTAACCAGAGCTTTCACCGTTCAACCAGCAGTTCCCTCCATTACACCCCTGCTTCATCTCTGTGAAAGTTCCCTCTGTCACGTTGTCTCACAAcagtcctccctcctctccctccaggacACATTAAACAACAACTCTTTCGGGAAGAAATACAGTTGGCAGGAAAAGGTTTCCCGGTCGTCCTCCCCTCAGAAAAAACAAGGTGAGTTATTTCCTTTCAATCGCGGccccttgtgtgtgttgtgctttaCTTTACCTGCCTGTTTATGAGCGTCCATGTTTAGTTGAGGATCCCGGCCAAATCTAGCTGGCTGTGGGTTGTTTTGACGTCACACCGGTTCACGACACAAAGCAAAGGCACAGACCTCCACTTAGAACATAATAGACAACCGCTTTGATTGCCGATTTATTTCCATGGAACTTTTCTAAGGGATTATTTTACCTGcaacggatggatggatagtgTCACATGTCTTTCGATGCGATGCTACAGTAAACCTAGCCTAAGTGTAAGCTGATGTCTGTGCTAAGTAGCCGGCTGGGGCTTAGCTAGCCCCGAGCTGTCACATCGCGTTGCCGCGGCTCCCTTCAGCAGACTCCATTCTCCGAGTGTTATGTCATGTGAGGCCTAGTCGAATGTCACACGCTGTGCatttgtatacacacacacacacacacacacacacacacacacacacacacacacacacgcacgcacgcacgcacacacgcagacacacacacacacacaccacacacacacacacacacacacacacacacacacacacacacacacacacacacacacacacacacacacacacaaacagacacacacacacacacagacacacaaacagacacacacaccacaaacacacatacacgtcgtacacacacacacacaaacagacacaacacacacaaacacacatacacgtcgtacacacacacacatacacatgcacgcacacacgcacacacacacacacacacacacacgcacacacacacacagacacacacacacacacacacagacacacacacacacacacacacacacacacacacacacacaaacagacacacacacacaaacacacatacacgtcgtacacacacacacatacacacgcacgcacacacgcacacacacacacacacacacgcacacacacacaaacagacacacacacacaaacacacatacacgtcgtacacacacacacatacacacacacgcacacacgcacacacacacacacacacacacacacacacacacaaacacacacacacacacacacacacacacacactaagtgcCGGCTGACATGTGATACAAAATAAAGCTAAAGATACCTTGAAATATACAAAGATGTTCTGAAACGGGGGAACATTGGAGTAAAATCAGGGCACGCTTTGAGATGAATTACAGCGATGGATTACATCATGGGACAGCATCTGAATATGTTGAGTAATATGGACTTAGCCCGTAATCCTGCGGTTGGTGACCTAATGTCCGTGTGGTATCTTCCTcctttctgtgtgtctctctctgtccttcattCTCGGCGTTTGTTCGCTTTGGGTGCCTCTTCGAATCTCCCTCCAACCTCACCCTCCTGTCGCCCTGTTTcgaccgcgtgtgtgtgtgctgccatGTCCACCCCCCCGCTCGCCTctgcgcttgcgtgtgtgtcgtgcgtgtgcgtgtgtgcgtgcgtgtgtgtgtacgtgcgctcGCTGCGCGCCTCCCTGGCCCTGTCCTCTCTCCGGGCGTGTCTCGCCGCTGCCTCCGTGCACGTGCTCCTGCTTTGTTTGCGTGTCTGCTGCTCCTTGTGCCCcttcccgcccccccacccccacccctgcccttcccgccccccctcccccaggcgaGGTCTCCCCCCCCATGAGCACAGCTGCCTGAGTGACGAGGACAAGATGCAGGGCGGGGGCGCCCAGACCAAGGACCGCGGCACCTCCACCGACGCCCCCTGCAGGCACGCAAGGCCCAGCAGAAGCCCCcggcgccgcccccgccgccgcagAAACTACACCCCCGGACCCCTGCACCCAGCCCGGGGCGGGCCGGGCGGCcgacgcggcggcggcggcccccccACCGGGAGAGGATCCGCTACCACACGGCGGACGTGCGCCTGGAGCCCACCGAGGAGATCTACCTGACGCCCGTGCAGCGCTCGGCCGACGCCCTGGACCCCCCCGCCGACAAGGAGCGGCCCTTCCTGTCGCAGCAGGCGGAGCAGGTCCGCATGTCCGTCAGCTCCGACACCGAGGGCCCGCCCCCCTCTAGGccagcccccagcccctccccgaCCGGACCGACGCCTCCAtccacgaggaggaggacgacctCGATCGCCACGGCGACCGTGCCCTTCGTCACCACGGCGACGGCGACGACGACAACGACGACGAGGAGGACCAGTACGAGGACGACGAGGTGTACGTCCCGCCGCCGTCGTACGCCTCCTGCGTGGAGGCCCTGATCACGCCCCCGCCGGGACACACCCCCGCCCCGGACCTCACGCCCCGGGCGGAGCCGGGCGGGGCCGGCTGGGGCGCCATGGCGGTGCTGAGGGGGACGGGCGTGGGCGTGGAGTACGTGGACGCCGCGACGACAACTACGGCGCCGGCGAGGACGAGGACGTGGCACCGCGTGATGATGGACGGCAGGCGCCGCCGCAGGAGGAAGggcggggaggcgggggagaagggaggcggAGCCGGCGGGAGGCCGCGCCCCCGGCCAGGACTTCCATGAGCTCGGAGGCCAGCGGGCTGTCGTACGACTCGGTCAAGTACACGCTGGTGGTGGACGAGCACGCGCAGCTGGAGCTGGTCAGCCTGCGCCACTGTTACCACGGCTACAGCGACGACAGCGACTCGGCCACCGTCTACGACAACTGCGTGTCCTCGCCCTACGAGTCGGCCCTCGGGGAGtacggcgaggaggaggaggaggaggaggagggggaggaggagggggtgggggccagaaggagcgagggaggggCGAGGCGGGAGGCCACGGCCTGCCTCTCGGACGAGTCCACCCCCGACGGAGACCTCCACTTCTCCAAGAAGTTCCTCAACGTCTTCATGAACGGACGTTCTCGCTCTTCCAGTAAGTCGCTGACTCAGCATCACATTGGGTTTTGTGAGTTTGATTGCATCGAAGTTCTTCGGGCTTTATTCAATGTCATACAGGACAATCAGGCACTTTACCTCTCAGGTGTTTCCCAACTTCATTCAGTGCATGTGTTCCAATTGGTCCATTAAGATAATGTAACGCTAAACCACTCTGCCCAATTTTGTGTCTCAAGTTCTATTTTCTCATTCTTTCGTTATGTCAGAGGGCTTAGAGGAGATGCCAAGATGGACATAATATGTCATAGACTGAAAGCGCTGGACCAACTCAGAAATGCGTGTTAGTCTGCCACTCATTCTAAATTTCCAAGGGGCTTTGTCAGCGACAAAAACGCCTCTCGACGCAATTTGATAGACCTACAACCGACCAAGCCACCAAACGAGTAACACAtggctggcggccatcttggttgtgATAATGCCTTGCATaagtctcaccctctcacctttgTAACAAACCCTCGCTGTAGTAGATAAATGGTTGTCGTCCCAACACAGGCCAGGTCATCTGATACTGTACACTATAGGActacagacatacacacctgTAGTTCTGTGGTGTGAAATGAAAGGCCATtagtacacacacatccagaataaacacaggtgcacctcattgtgttgtatatatatgtgtctgtTCGCTAGCGTAGACAAGATCCGCAAATTAGCTCTGCATCGTCAACACCGGGCCTCTGGCACGTTTCCGCGGCACCGATCAATAATTAACGGCAAGAGGTACACCTGTGTTTACCCCTCAGTGACACCCAATGGGCTGCGTTCCAGAGCCCAGGGTGCAACGCGAAAGCGAAAGTTGGCAATTTTATTAATCGTTCTGCTAAACCAGCTGAGGAAGGATTCTCCAGGGATATCACGTGATACACGGTCATCAGTTTCTACTGTTCCCTGTTAAGGGCTGGCGAATGGCTTCTCAATCTGTGTGCCAGAATGCAGATAATTGCTCTTCGTTGGGGCATTGCGTTGAGCTGCGATAAGCCTTGGTTGGTTTGATTTTCGAAGTCAACCCTTGCTAGTACACTACTGCATGCAGAGATGCAGATGTACACACAATCGAACAACATGCTGAAGTACACTACTGCATGCTGTTAGGCCGCCTGGCAACACGCAGTAGTGTACTAGCAAGAGATGACTTCAAAAACATCATGCAGCTGTTACACTACTGCCTGTTGTAAGGCAGCGTGGCAACtggaatgtgtgaatgaacgtcGTGAACTGCAACTGCTCTGCTCTTTCTCCTGCTTCTGCtacctcttctccctcctctccctccctctccctcctctccctcctctccctcctctcccccccctctcctcc
It encodes:
- the LOC132471789 gene encoding LOW QUALITY PROTEIN: C-Jun-amino-terminal kinase-interacting protein 1-like (The sequence of the model RefSeq protein was modified relative to this genomic sequence to represent the inferred CDS: inserted 2 bases in 2 codons; deleted 4 bases in 3 codons), with translation MRRGTTSMSGRAELGAVGHLQAEMLHLELIDGADGYRGDTESSKVSAVATPTAAPRTPPQPVTMDTYRPKRPTTLNLFPIVPRTQDTLNNNSFGKKYSWQEKVSRSSSPQKKQGLPPHEHSCLSDEDKMQGGGAQTKDRGTSTDAPCRHXKAQQKPPAPPPPPQNYTPGPLHPARGGPGGRRGGGPPHRERIRYHTADVRLEPTEEIYLTPVQRSADALDPPADKERPFLSQQAEQVRMSVSSDTEGPPPSRPAPSPSPTGPTPPSTRRRTTSIYEDDEVYVPPPSYASCVEALITPPPGHTPAPDLTPRAEPGGAGWGAMAVLRGTGVGVEYVDAXDDNYGAGEDEDVAPRDDGRQAPPQEEGRGGGGEGRRSRREAAPPARTSMSSEASGLSYDSVKYTLVVDEHAQLELVSLRHCYHGYSDDSDSATVYDNCVSSPYESALGEYGEEEEEEEEGEEEGVGARRSEGGARREATACLSDESTPDGDLHFSKKFLNVFMNGRSRSSSAESFGLFSCVINGEERDQSHRAVYRFVPRHADELELEVEDPLLVEVQAEDFWYEGYNMRTGSRGIFPSYYAVEVAKEEAESESSPAKSSEWMDRYRMKFLGSVQVPYHKGNDVLCAAMQKIATNRRATVQYNPPSSCILEIDVKGIKLVVQDDYYACDQSHECNHFFQLKNVSFCGFHPKNSKYFGFITKHPADQRFACHVFVSENSTKPLAESVGKAFQLYYKQFVEVSCPTEDIYLE